One segment of Pseudoalteromonas rubra DNA contains the following:
- the fliJ gene encoding flagellar export protein FliJ has translation MANNKLDLLFKLESEKEEKLRLNFIQAEQNFHANQQKLNGLNDFRLEYSQQLHQKAQQGLSSAGFGQYHAFISKIEEAIRQQANTVATAKRVVDQRRKLWLEQQVKAKAIAKLIEKKAFEEQQRLAKAEQKMLDEFATNIFMRRKLAQ, from the coding sequence ATGGCAAATAACAAACTTGACTTATTGTTCAAACTTGAAAGCGAGAAAGAAGAAAAGCTACGCCTTAATTTTATTCAGGCGGAGCAAAATTTTCATGCGAATCAACAAAAGCTCAATGGCCTGAATGATTTTCGTCTTGAATATAGTCAACAGCTTCATCAAAAAGCGCAGCAAGGTCTCTCGAGTGCGGGGTTTGGCCAATATCACGCTTTTATCAGTAAGATTGAAGAGGCCATTCGGCAGCAGGCTAATACCGTTGCCACCGCTAAGCGAGTGGTGGATCAGCGTCGTAAGTTATGGTTAGAGCAACAAGTGAAAGCCAAAGCGATTGCCAAGCTGATAGAGAAAAAGGCGTTTGAAGAACAACAAAGGCTGGCCAAAGCAGAGCAGAAAATGCTTGATGAGTTTGCTACCAATATCTTCATGCGTCGCAAGCTCGCACAATAA
- a CDS encoding flagellar hook-length control protein FliK: MVNVSLEVAINNGVSAKGKDQTEQAEESGFLAMLAQAEQDSGDETSQSDGQNAGEFAPLPEGLDRRLGLDDSHLPKKQNTAPDEPLRLDDSELPGKGSAAAGSGANPSDADELLAQITSSNAQSTDVAHNLAPVPKALKDYLGKETLVVPPETKKPLDNIGPGPVVPAPLGQGELSQTDDAVDPKLQEATSKSVTAGANALPDGNHLKGKIQVESVDELVIHKRIDRVGPGIIQPSDSSGPVADELLAKGEGKSASIMEALKSDNAEINLKSSDKAQVQAKSVNAEQPLPDAKLATTQAASVQANPANANPVNAQEISSQHEQTPEQVAVHKVVTEKVPFDGKIAQRPVDQVGPVITAPQGDQKETKLSDKVQSEQSEFLRNSKSQVSVADNVTKAQQPVQPPQGANVNSTADLKAMVDTLTPQQKQTLAANLQSQLDSEELSDPEHRAKAEQLLQQLGVKPTGTTSGKAEGVTAPVVSNVEQSGQAEQAKVSDKDNNAARITDPIAPEKVNKQAATVSQSGANSVDQKPQSKDAQHQTTVTELQESEHPELAQLKKEGGQSEQQNSQQRSAMPAPVENIFKAIRGERIDDGLKHEFNEVLAQVEQVRQNQQVNQQSAVNQKAMQTDPAVSQAINIARNDAVKALQERVNMMLNINNKEAEIRLDPPELGSMQIRIRSEGEQAQVNFVVQNQQAKEQLEQSMPKLREMLAEQGIQLGESNIQQGQGGEQQQQESSQGHGTLANNGSEAQNNGQQSTTSRRQSDSAIDYYA, encoded by the coding sequence ATGGTCAATGTTTCGCTAGAAGTAGCAATCAATAACGGAGTTTCGGCGAAGGGAAAAGATCAAACGGAACAAGCGGAAGAGTCAGGGTTTCTTGCCATGCTTGCTCAGGCAGAGCAAGACAGCGGTGATGAAACGTCTCAGTCTGATGGGCAAAACGCGGGCGAATTTGCCCCATTGCCTGAGGGCCTGGACCGCCGTTTAGGTCTCGATGATAGCCATTTGCCGAAAAAACAAAATACCGCGCCGGATGAACCTTTACGGCTGGATGACTCCGAGTTACCAGGCAAGGGAAGTGCGGCAGCAGGTAGTGGTGCAAACCCCAGTGATGCTGATGAGCTGCTTGCTCAAATCACTTCCTCTAACGCGCAAAGTACAGACGTTGCCCACAATTTGGCACCAGTTCCCAAAGCGCTAAAAGATTATTTGGGTAAAGAAACGCTGGTGGTGCCACCTGAAACGAAAAAACCGCTCGACAACATTGGACCTGGACCGGTTGTACCAGCTCCTTTGGGTCAGGGGGAGTTGAGTCAGACTGACGACGCTGTGGATCCTAAGCTGCAAGAAGCGACATCTAAATCTGTCACCGCAGGCGCAAATGCGCTTCCCGATGGTAATCATCTGAAAGGCAAAATTCAGGTGGAGAGCGTGGATGAGTTAGTTATTCATAAACGGATTGATCGTGTGGGGCCTGGTATCATACAACCCAGCGATTCGTCTGGACCGGTGGCTGATGAGCTGCTTGCCAAAGGCGAAGGAAAATCTGCCAGTATCATGGAAGCGTTAAAATCTGACAATGCTGAAATAAATTTGAAAAGCAGTGACAAAGCGCAGGTCCAGGCCAAGTCTGTGAATGCTGAGCAGCCGCTTCCGGATGCTAAACTAGCTACTACACAAGCCGCGTCTGTACAAGCGAACCCTGCAAACGCAAACCCTGTAAATGCTCAAGAGATCTCATCGCAGCACGAACAAACACCTGAACAGGTTGCCGTGCATAAAGTGGTAACAGAAAAAGTGCCGTTCGACGGTAAAATCGCTCAGCGCCCGGTTGATCAGGTAGGCCCGGTGATAACAGCACCTCAGGGCGACCAGAAAGAGACCAAGCTCAGTGATAAAGTTCAGAGTGAGCAGAGCGAGTTTTTGCGCAATAGTAAATCTCAGGTGTCAGTCGCCGATAATGTGACTAAAGCACAACAGCCTGTGCAGCCACCTCAGGGCGCAAATGTAAACAGCACCGCTGACTTGAAAGCCATGGTTGACACACTTACTCCGCAGCAAAAGCAAACACTTGCGGCTAATTTACAGTCACAGCTAGATAGTGAAGAGCTAAGTGATCCTGAACATCGTGCAAAAGCGGAGCAGTTGTTGCAGCAGTTGGGTGTCAAACCGACCGGGACAACGTCCGGCAAAGCTGAAGGTGTAACAGCACCAGTTGTGTCAAATGTGGAGCAGTCAGGTCAAGCTGAGCAGGCCAAAGTGTCTGATAAAGACAATAACGCTGCCAGAATAACTGATCCGATAGCGCCAGAAAAGGTTAACAAACAGGCGGCGACAGTGAGCCAGTCTGGAGCAAATAGCGTAGATCAGAAACCGCAAAGTAAAGATGCTCAACATCAGACGACTGTTACTGAGTTGCAAGAGAGTGAGCATCCGGAATTAGCCCAGCTTAAAAAAGAGGGTGGACAGTCCGAACAGCAAAATTCACAACAGCGTAGTGCTATGCCTGCACCGGTAGAAAATATCTTTAAAGCCATTCGTGGCGAGCGCATAGATGATGGACTGAAGCATGAATTTAATGAAGTGCTGGCACAGGTAGAGCAGGTTCGCCAGAATCAACAGGTTAATCAACAAAGCGCAGTAAATCAAAAAGCCATGCAAACCGACCCAGCTGTTAGTCAGGCCATCAACATTGCCCGCAATGATGCTGTGAAAGCATTGCAAGAGCGTGTGAACATGATGCTGAATATCAACAATAAAGAAGCAGAAATTCGTCTGGACCCACCCGAATTGGGCAGTATGCAGATCCGAATTCGTTCTGAAGGCGAGCAGGCTCAGGTAAACTTTGTGGTGCAAAACCAGCAAGCCAAAGAGCAGTTAGAACAGTCCATGCCCAAGCTCAGAGAGATGCTTGCTGAGCAGGGGATCCAGCTCGGAGAAAGCAATATTCAGCAGGGGCAGGGGGGAGAGCAACAGCAACAGGAATCATCCCAAGGTCATGGAACACTTGCTAATAATGGCAGTGAAGCGCAAAATAACGGCCAACAATCAACGACTAGCAGACGGCAAAGTGATTCAGCAATAGATTACTATGCATAA
- the fliL gene encoding flagellar basal body-associated protein FliL, with amino-acid sequence MAEESDLEIEETGGSKKKLIIIIAAVVVVLGAVAGYFLFAGSDDAPESLAEETTEQQEQASQENAAQTGSALYVAMPRPFVFNVPGASRDRIVQIKVQLLVRGDVNEEVAKKHIPLIEGTLLSVFSTTTADELSTSAGKETLRLGALDKVQAAMESVEGSKVVERVLFTGFVMQ; translated from the coding sequence ATGGCAGAAGAAAGCGATTTAGAAATAGAAGAAACTGGTGGATCAAAGAAAAAGTTGATCATCATTATTGCCGCTGTGGTTGTTGTTTTAGGCGCAGTAGCAGGCTACTTTTTATTTGCAGGGTCAGATGACGCGCCCGAATCGCTGGCAGAAGAGACGACTGAGCAGCAAGAGCAGGCATCGCAGGAAAATGCGGCGCAAACAGGCAGCGCACTGTATGTTGCCATGCCTCGTCCCTTTGTATTTAACGTACCAGGCGCCAGTCGCGACCGCATTGTACAAATCAAAGTGCAACTGTTGGTACGCGGTGACGTCAACGAAGAGGTTGCAAAGAAGCATATACCTCTGATTGAAGGGACACTGCTAAGTGTGTTTTCGACCACAACCGCTGATGAACTGAGTACCAGTGCGGGTAAAGAAACTCTGCGCCTTGGTGCACTGGACAAAGTTCAGGCTGCAATGGAAAGCGTTGAGGGCAGCAAGGTGGTCGAGCGCGTGTTATTCACCGGTTTTGTAATGCAGTAG
- the fliM gene encoding flagellar motor switch protein FliM: MSDLLSQDEIDALLHGVDEVEEEEVPDSDDGGTSNALQYDFSSQDRIVRGRMPTLEIVNERFARHMRISLFNMMRRTAEVSINGVQMLKFGEYIHTLFVPTSLNMVRFRPLKGTGLITMEARLVFILVDNFFGGDGRYHAKIEGREFTPTERRIVQMLLKIIFEDYKEAWAPVMDVSFEYLDSEVNPAMANIVSPTEVVVISSFHIELDGGGGDFHISLPYSMLEPIRELLDAGVQSDTEDTDLRWSKALRDEIMDVEVELSTQLLEVDLSLDQIMQLKAGDIIPVEMPEHITVFVEELPTFRAKMGRSRDNVALQISEKIKRPESVKSELHVFTKGGKKLDSDAELAELEEDLHLSEGVDLDW; the protein is encoded by the coding sequence GTGAGCGACTTATTATCACAAGACGAAATCGATGCCTTATTGCATGGTGTCGATGAGGTCGAAGAAGAAGAAGTCCCGGATAGTGACGATGGCGGCACCAGTAACGCCTTACAATATGACTTTTCGTCACAGGACCGTATCGTCCGTGGTCGCATGCCGACTTTGGAAATCGTTAATGAGCGATTCGCGCGGCACATGCGGATCAGTTTGTTTAACATGATGCGTCGTACTGCCGAGGTATCAATCAATGGCGTACAGATGCTCAAGTTCGGTGAGTACATTCACACGCTATTTGTTCCTACCAGTCTGAACATGGTACGTTTTCGTCCGCTCAAAGGAACAGGGTTGATCACTATGGAAGCCCGCCTGGTGTTTATCCTGGTGGATAACTTCTTTGGTGGGGATGGGCGCTACCATGCGAAAATCGAAGGGCGAGAATTTACGCCTACAGAGCGGCGGATCGTTCAGATGCTGCTCAAAATCATTTTTGAAGATTATAAAGAAGCCTGGGCACCGGTTATGGATGTGTCGTTTGAATATCTCGACTCGGAAGTGAACCCGGCGATGGCGAACATAGTCTCTCCAACAGAGGTTGTGGTGATCAGCTCATTCCATATTGAGCTGGATGGCGGGGGAGGAGACTTCCATATATCCTTGCCTTACTCAATGCTTGAACCTATTCGTGAACTGCTAGACGCGGGTGTTCAGTCTGACACTGAAGACACCGACCTGCGTTGGAGTAAGGCGCTGCGTGACGAAATTATGGATGTTGAAGTGGAGCTGTCTACACAATTACTCGAAGTAGACTTATCGCTTGACCAAATCATGCAGTTAAAAGCGGGTGATATCATTCCTGTTGAGATGCCCGAGCATATCACAGTATTTGTGGAAGAACTGCCGACCTTTAGGGCTAAAATGGGGCGTTCTCGTGACAATGTTGCGCTGCAAATCAGTGAGAAGATTAAACGTCCAGAATCTGTGAAGTCAGAACTTCACGTGTTTACGAAGGGCGGCAAGAAGCTGGACTCGGATGCTGAGTTGGCGGAGTTAGAAGAAGATCTGCACCTGTCTGAAGGTGTGGATTTAGATTGGTGA
- the fliN gene encoding flagellar motor switch protein FliN yields the protein MSDDQDTMDEWAAALAEAEEADQDGAEAEVAELEELQDSGASLSADEKRKLDTILDIPVTISMEVGRSKINIRNLLQLNQGSVVELDRVAGEPLDVLVNGTLIAHGEVVVVNDKFGIRLTDVISQVERIKKLR from the coding sequence ATGAGTGATGATCAAGATACAATGGACGAATGGGCGGCTGCACTCGCAGAGGCCGAGGAAGCTGACCAGGACGGTGCTGAAGCCGAAGTTGCGGAATTGGAAGAGTTGCAAGACAGCGGCGCTTCTCTGAGCGCTGATGAAAAGCGTAAGCTCGATACGATTTTAGACATCCCGGTCACCATTTCGATGGAAGTTGGGCGCTCTAAGATCAACATACGGAACTTACTTCAGTTGAACCAGGGGTCTGTTGTTGAACTGGACCGAGTGGCCGGTGAGCCTCTGGATGTGCTGGTCAATGGCACCCTGATTGCCCATGGCGAAGTGGTTGTTGTTAACGATAAGTTCGGTATTCGCCTGACTGACGTTATCAGCCAGGTTGAACGTATCAAAAAGCTTCGCTAA
- the fliO gene encoding flagellar biosynthetic protein FliO: MSALIFSSVAAVQPPGGLSSELLSMGLSLAFVVVAIIGLALLVKRFNPNLGNSQDFKVIRSLPLGSKERLLVIEIDDKQHLLGVTPHSINYLYQLESPLEVTPTAPFAQELSRLMSGANNNKK, translated from the coding sequence ATGAGTGCTTTGATATTCTCCAGTGTGGCTGCGGTGCAGCCACCAGGTGGGCTCAGCAGTGAGCTGTTGTCTATGGGCCTGTCTTTGGCGTTTGTGGTGGTGGCAATCATTGGACTGGCCCTGCTTGTGAAACGCTTCAATCCCAATCTCGGTAATAGCCAGGATTTTAAAGTGATCCGCAGTCTGCCGCTTGGCAGCAAAGAGCGATTACTGGTCATTGAAATAGACGATAAACAACACTTGCTTGGTGTGACACCACACAGTATTAATTATTTATATCAGTTAGAGTCGCCTTTAGAAGTGACACCCACAGCCCCATTTGCTCAAGAACTCAGCCGCTTAATGTCTGGCGCAAATAACAATAAGAAATGA
- the fliP gene encoding flagellar type III secretion system pore protein FliP (The bacterial flagellar biogenesis protein FliP forms a type III secretion system (T3SS)-type pore required for flagellar assembly.) translates to MIRFLLLITVLCFAPGALADGIEALSVTTNPDGSQEYSVTLQVLAIMTALSFIPAAVIMMTSFTRIIVVLAILRQAIGLQQSPSNQVLVGMSLFLTFFIMAPIFNQINDRAVQPYLNEEMTSIQALEQAKEPIKAFMLSQTRIKDLETFAKIAGYDKLDSPEDTPFVVIIPAFVTSELQTAFIIGFMFFIPFLIVDLVVASVLMAMGMMMLSPMIVALPFKIMLFVLVDGWSLIMGTLARSFGLGV, encoded by the coding sequence ATGATCCGATTTTTACTCCTTATCACAGTGTTGTGCTTTGCTCCGGGGGCGTTAGCTGACGGCATTGAGGCACTGAGTGTGACAACCAATCCGGATGGCTCTCAGGAATATTCAGTCACGCTGCAAGTGCTGGCCATAATGACAGCGCTGAGTTTTATTCCTGCTGCTGTGATTATGATGACTTCCTTTACCCGCATCATTGTGGTTTTGGCTATCCTGCGTCAGGCGATTGGCTTGCAGCAATCACCGTCTAACCAGGTATTGGTGGGAATGTCTTTGTTTCTGACCTTTTTTATTATGGCACCTATCTTTAACCAGATTAATGACCGTGCGGTACAGCCTTATCTGAATGAAGAAATGACGTCAATTCAGGCGCTTGAGCAAGCCAAGGAACCGATCAAAGCGTTTATGTTATCGCAAACTCGGATAAAGGATTTGGAAACATTTGCTAAAATAGCAGGCTACGATAAGCTGGACAGCCCGGAAGATACCCCGTTTGTGGTCATTATTCCGGCGTTTGTGACCAGTGAACTGCAAACCGCTTTTATCATCGGCTTTATGTTTTTCATCCCCTTCCTGATTGTGGATCTGGTGGTTGCCAGTGTACTGATGGCGATGGGTATGATGATGCTGTCACCTATGATAGTGGCCTTGCCTTTTAAGATTATGTTGTTTGTGCTGGTCGATGGCTGGTCTCTGATCATGGGTACCCTGGCTCGCAGCTTTGGCTTAGGAGTGTGA
- the fliQ gene encoding flagellar biosynthesis protein FliQ: protein MEPEVFVDILSDSLFIVIKLVTAIVLPGLMIGLVVAVFQAATSINEQTLSFLPRLIVTIVALIFGGHWMTQVLMDFFNQLVLQIPEIAG, encoded by the coding sequence ATGGAACCAGAAGTTTTTGTCGATATTCTGAGTGATTCGCTTTTTATTGTTATTAAACTGGTGACCGCCATTGTATTGCCGGGCCTGATGATAGGTCTGGTCGTGGCGGTATTCCAGGCGGCAACCTCGATCAACGAACAAACCTTAAGCTTCCTGCCCAGACTTATCGTCACCATTGTAGCCCTGATTTTCGGTGGTCACTGGATGACTCAAGTACTGATGGATTTTTTCAACCAGTTGGTGCTTCAGATCCCAGAAATCGCAGGGTAA
- the fliR gene encoding flagellar biosynthetic protein FliR, with translation MEYPFELIIQALSDYMLPFIRISSMIMIMAGLGAQSVPTRIKLAMSVVVTVSVVPAIPQTQFTDLFSFAMVLVVMHEIIVGVSIGFASILLLNTFIVAGQILAMQTGLGFASVVDPANGLSVPAVGQFYLILATLLFFVFNGHLMMIKMVVYSFQSWPIDGSWWVVDNYWQIVTWGSWLFATALALSLAPLTAMLLINLSFGIMTRAAPQMNIFSVGFAFTMVSGLLIIWATMGNFVIQYEFQWLKMTELMCNLIGCTV, from the coding sequence ATGGAGTACCCCTTCGAACTCATTATTCAGGCGCTCAGTGACTATATGTTGCCGTTTATCAGGATCAGTTCGATGATTATGATAATGGCAGGTTTAGGGGCACAGAGTGTCCCAACCCGTATCAAGCTTGCTATGTCAGTTGTTGTGACTGTTTCGGTTGTTCCGGCTATTCCTCAGACCCAGTTCACCGACTTATTTTCTTTCGCCATGGTACTGGTGGTGATGCATGAAATTATAGTCGGGGTCTCAATCGGGTTTGCTTCTATACTGCTGCTCAATACGTTTATTGTTGCGGGTCAGATTCTGGCAATGCAAACGGGGCTTGGTTTTGCTTCAGTGGTCGACCCGGCCAATGGTTTGAGCGTACCGGCAGTCGGTCAGTTTTATCTGATTCTGGCGACATTGTTGTTTTTTGTTTTTAATGGCCACCTGATGATGATCAAGATGGTGGTGTATAGCTTTCAGAGCTGGCCCATTGATGGTAGCTGGTGGGTCGTTGATAATTATTGGCAGATTGTGACCTGGGGCAGCTGGCTATTTGCCACTGCGCTGGCATTGTCGCTGGCACCACTAACCGCCATGCTACTGATAAACCTGTCATTCGGTATTATGACGCGTGCAGCACCGCAGATGAATATTTTCTCTGTGGGGTTTGCTTTTACTATGGTGTCGGGTTTGTTGATCATCTGGGCAACGATGGGGAACTTTGTGATTCAATACGAGTTTCAGTGGCTGAAAATGACAGAATTAATGTGTAACCTGATCGGGTGCACGGTGTAA
- the flhB gene encoding flagellar biosynthesis protein FlhB produces the protein MAEDSGQERTEEPTDKKIADARKKGQVARSKELGTTFVLIFSAVSLLLYGPDIAKGLYNMMGRMFTLNRNETYDTTKMFSVWGDAFSEIIFPLSMFVLIIMVAGIIGNTLLGGFNFSWQAAAPKPSKMSPMKGIKRMFGPQAAVELVKSILKFVLVAGFAILLIKVFFYEILHLSIEQIPGSIMHSLEILAWMFLALSCTMIIISAIDAPYQSYNHHKQLKMTLQEVKDEYKNSEGDPQIKARIRRTQREMSQRRMMQEVPDADVVVTNPTHYSVALKYDTEKAGAPMVIAKGVDELAMQIRKIAKGNEVPIVESPVLTRSLYHTTEVGDQIPQKLFTAVAQVLAYVFQLKKFNKGRGKRPVELKKDLPIPDELKH, from the coding sequence ATGGCAGAAGATTCTGGTCAGGAACGTACAGAAGAACCCACGGATAAGAAAATTGCAGATGCCCGTAAGAAAGGGCAAGTTGCCCGCTCAAAAGAGTTGGGCACGACATTTGTACTTATATTTTCTGCTGTGTCATTGTTGCTGTACGGCCCGGACATCGCCAAGGGGCTGTACAACATGATGGGTCGAATGTTTACACTGAACCGCAATGAAACCTATGACACCACCAAAATGTTTTCTGTCTGGGGAGATGCATTTTCCGAAATTATTTTTCCGCTGAGTATGTTTGTATTGATCATTATGGTGGCTGGGATTATTGGTAATACGCTGTTAGGTGGCTTTAATTTTAGCTGGCAAGCAGCGGCACCTAAGCCAAGTAAAATGTCCCCAATGAAAGGCATTAAACGGATGTTTGGGCCACAGGCCGCGGTGGAGTTGGTTAAGTCGATCCTCAAGTTTGTATTGGTGGCCGGGTTTGCGATATTGCTAATTAAGGTTTTCTTTTACGAGATACTGCACCTCAGTATCGAGCAAATCCCGGGCAGCATTATGCACTCCCTGGAAATTTTGGCCTGGATGTTTCTGGCGCTGAGTTGCACCATGATCATTATCTCGGCAATTGATGCGCCATATCAGAGTTACAATCATCATAAACAGCTCAAGATGACGCTACAAGAGGTCAAAGATGAGTATAAAAACTCGGAAGGTGATCCTCAGATTAAAGCCCGTATCCGGCGCACACAGCGTGAAATGTCGCAACGACGGATGATGCAGGAAGTGCCTGATGCCGATGTGGTGGTCACCAACCCAACTCATTACTCTGTGGCGCTAAAATACGACACAGAAAAAGCGGGGGCGCCTATGGTGATTGCCAAAGGCGTTGATGAACTCGCCATGCAGATCCGTAAAATTGCTAAAGGGAACGAAGTCCCCATTGTTGAATCACCTGTTTTAACCCGCTCTTTGTATCATACGACCGAAGTTGGCGACCAAATCCCACAAAAACTATTCACCGCTGTGGCCCAGGTGCTGGCCTACGTGTTTCAATTGAAAAAATTTAACAAGGGCCGTGGTAAGCGCCCGGTTGAATTAAAGAAAGACCTGCCCATTCCAGATGAACTGAAACACTAA
- the flhA gene encoding flagellar biosynthesis protein FlhA, producing MDFKAVLQQINRDKKEYAKGVGTPVLVLAALGMVVLPMPPFLLDILFSFNIALALVVLLVTVYTMKPLEFGMFPSVLLIATILRLALNVASTRVVLLEGHNGGDAAGKVIEAFGSVVIGGNYAVGLVVFLILIIINFVVITKGAGRISEVSARFTLDAMPGKQMAIDADLNAGFISADEARTRREEVTREADFYGSMDGASKFVKGDAIAGIVILAINIIGGLFVGMVQHDLTFSRAMEVYTLLTIGDGLVAQLPSLLLSIGTAIVVTRQNESHNMGEQMTQQLGNEKSLSIAAGILIVMGLVPGMPHVAFLGLGALIGYLAYYSHQQKIKAQEQEAEESKGGAVASQQQEQKELGWDDVQPVDVIGLEVGYRLIPLVDQSQGGELLNRIKGVRKKLSQELGFLVPPVHIRDNLELDPNAYRITLMGVGSGDGELKHGDELAINPGQVFGPINGVATKDPAFGLEAVWIKPEQKDEAHSLGYTVVDAATVVATHISQLLTNNASLLLGHEEVQNLLDMLAKSHPRLVEGLVPDILPLTTIVKVLQNLLNEGVAIRDMRSIVQTLVEYGPRSQDPDVLTAAVRISLRRLIVQDAVGGAEEIPVITLAPELEQMLHKSLQNAGDEGAGIEPGLAERLQGSLREAHQTQEMLGEPSILLTSGMLRSVLSRFVKHTIPGLRVMSYQEVPDERQIKIVSSVGQ from the coding sequence ATGGATTTTAAAGCGGTTTTACAACAGATTAATCGAGATAAAAAAGAATATGCAAAAGGGGTCGGTACACCGGTACTGGTTCTGGCTGCATTGGGCATGGTGGTGTTACCTATGCCGCCATTTTTGCTCGATATCTTATTCTCATTCAATATCGCGCTGGCCCTGGTGGTTCTGCTGGTGACGGTTTACACCATGAAACCGCTTGAATTCGGTATGTTTCCATCAGTGCTACTGATTGCGACCATTTTGCGATTGGCGCTGAACGTTGCCAGTACCCGGGTGGTTTTGTTGGAGGGTCATAACGGCGGTGACGCAGCCGGTAAAGTGATCGAAGCATTTGGTTCCGTTGTGATTGGCGGTAACTATGCGGTGGGTCTGGTGGTCTTCCTTATTCTAATCATCATTAACTTTGTGGTTATTACCAAAGGTGCCGGTCGTATCTCTGAAGTATCTGCACGTTTTACCCTGGATGCAATGCCGGGTAAACAGATGGCGATAGACGCAGATTTGAATGCCGGATTTATCTCAGCAGACGAAGCGAGAACACGACGTGAAGAAGTAACCCGTGAAGCCGATTTTTATGGTTCGATGGATGGTGCCAGTAAATTCGTAAAAGGGGATGCCATCGCAGGCATCGTTATCCTGGCAATTAACATCATTGGTGGGTTGTTTGTAGGTATGGTTCAGCACGACCTGACGTTTAGCAGAGCCATGGAGGTATATACCTTACTGACAATCGGAGATGGTCTGGTTGCCCAGCTTCCTTCACTGTTACTGTCAATTGGTACTGCGATTGTGGTGACGCGTCAGAATGAATCGCACAACATGGGTGAGCAAATGACGCAGCAGCTGGGCAATGAGAAATCTTTGTCTATCGCTGCGGGGATCCTGATTGTTATGGGACTCGTACCTGGTATGCCTCATGTTGCCTTCCTCGGTCTGGGTGCCCTGATTGGATATCTGGCTTATTACTCACATCAACAAAAAATTAAAGCACAAGAACAGGAAGCTGAAGAGTCGAAAGGTGGCGCGGTTGCGTCTCAACAGCAGGAACAAAAAGAGCTAGGCTGGGATGATGTACAGCCAGTCGATGTGATTGGCCTGGAAGTGGGTTATCGCCTGATCCCGCTGGTTGATCAGTCGCAAGGTGGTGAGCTGTTAAATCGAATTAAAGGGGTGCGTAAAAAGCTATCTCAGGAACTGGGCTTTTTGGTACCGCCCGTCCACATCCGCGATAACCTGGAACTGGACCCAAATGCATATCGCATCACCTTGATGGGTGTGGGTTCTGGAGATGGTGAGCTGAAGCATGGTGATGAGCTGGCCATCAACCCTGGTCAGGTATTTGGTCCAATTAATGGCGTGGCGACCAAAGATCCTGCGTTTGGCCTGGAAGCGGTATGGATCAAACCAGAGCAAAAAGATGAAGCACATTCTCTGGGCTACACAGTGGTTGACGCAGCGACGGTCGTGGCGACACATATCAGTCAGCTGTTGACCAATAACGCGTCTTTACTTCTGGGGCATGAAGAGGTACAGAATCTGCTTGATATGCTGGCTAAGAGTCATCCTCGTCTGGTTGAAGGTCTGGTACCAGATATCTTGCCACTCACTACGATTGTGAAAGTACTGCAAAACTTGCTGAATGAAGGCGTTGCAATTCGTGACATGCGCTCTATTGTTCAGACCCTGGTTGAGTACGGTCCACGCAGTCAGGACCCGGATGTACTGACGGCTGCAGTGCGTATTTCACTGCGTCGATTGATCGTTCAGGATGCGGTAGGTGGGGCTGAAGAAATCCCTGTCATAACATTGGCGCCCGAGTTGGAACAGATGTTGCATAAGTCTCTACAGAACGCAGGTGATGAGGGGGCAGGCATAGAGCCAGGCCTTGCAGAGCGGCTTCAAGGTTCATTAAGAGAAGCCCATCAAACGCAAGAAATGCTCGGCGAGCCGTCCATCTTATTAACCTCAGGTATGTTAAGAAGTGTGCTGTCAAGATTTGTAAAACACACCATACCGGGACTGAGAGTGATGTCATATCAGGAAGTACCGGATGAGAGACAAATCAAGATAGTGAGCTCAGTTGGACAGTAG